A genomic segment from Flavobacterium sp. 9R encodes:
- a CDS encoding APC family permease, with product MSANTTELKRSLGLLDATSLVAGSMIGSGIFIVTSAMARDVGSAAWLLLIWVVTGLITVAAALSYGELAGMMPNAGGQFVYIQRAYGRLVSFLYGWTVFSVIQTGVIAAIAVTFANYSAVFFPVLDTVLFQSGSFVFSNKQVLAVFSIFILTYINTKGIENGKWIQLILTATKLLALFALIILGIYVGLQKDILSANFSNMWEASKTVVHPDGSVTVTKLVGTAILGAATATMINSLFSSDAWNNVTFIAGEIKDPKKNIPRSLFLGTLIVTVIYVLANLAYLSLLPMHGSPNSNEVVANGIMFASNDRVGAAAASMIMGNTGVFVMTALIMISTFGCNSGLILSGGRLFYAMANQGLFFRKATGLNKHQVPAKALWVQCIWASVLCVSGKFGDLLTYATFASLLFYILTILGVFILRKKEPNALRPYKALGYPIVPALYILVATGICLTLLVYETVNTGIGLAIVALGIPIYYAVFKKE from the coding sequence ATGTCAGCAAACACAACCGAATTAAAGCGTTCTTTAGGGTTATTAGACGCTACTAGCTTAGTAGCCGGATCAATGATTGGTTCAGGGATATTTATTGTTACATCAGCGATGGCCAGAGATGTTGGTTCTGCCGCATGGTTGCTATTGATTTGGGTTGTGACCGGTTTGATTACTGTTGCTGCTGCTTTGAGTTACGGAGAGTTGGCAGGAATGATGCCTAATGCAGGTGGACAGTTTGTTTACATTCAAAGAGCCTACGGTCGCCTGGTTTCTTTTCTCTACGGCTGGACGGTTTTTTCGGTGATACAAACGGGCGTAATTGCTGCTATTGCTGTTACATTTGCGAATTACAGTGCTGTATTTTTTCCTGTTTTGGATACCGTTTTATTCCAATCTGGGAGTTTTGTTTTTTCTAATAAACAGGTACTTGCCGTTTTTAGTATTTTTATTTTGACCTATATTAATACCAAAGGAATCGAGAACGGAAAATGGATTCAATTGATATTAACGGCTACTAAATTATTGGCACTTTTTGCGCTTATAATTTTAGGAATCTATGTTGGGTTACAAAAAGATATTTTGTCGGCTAATTTCAGCAATATGTGGGAAGCTAGCAAGACAGTTGTGCATCCTGATGGTTCTGTTACAGTGACAAAATTAGTTGGAACAGCAATTTTAGGAGCAGCTACTGCTACGATGATAAATTCATTGTTTTCTAGTGATGCATGGAATAACGTCACGTTTATCGCAGGTGAAATAAAAGACCCCAAGAAAAATATTCCAAGAAGTTTGTTTTTGGGAACTTTGATTGTTACCGTGATTTATGTTTTGGCCAATTTAGCTTATCTATCATTATTGCCAATGCACGGAAGTCCTAATAGTAATGAAGTAGTTGCAAACGGAATTATGTTCGCCTCCAATGATAGAGTAGGTGCTGCAGCTGCGAGTATGATTATGGGAAATACGGGTGTTTTCGTGATGACCGCATTAATAATGATTTCCACCTTTGGTTGTAATAGTGGACTAATACTATCGGGAGGACGATTATTTTATGCAATGGCTAATCAAGGATTGTTTTTTAGAAAAGCTACAGGACTCAATAAACATCAAGTACCTGCCAAGGCGCTTTGGGTACAATGTATCTGGGCATCTGTGCTTTGTGTATCTGGAAAGTTTGGTGATTTATTGACCTATGCCACTTTTGCTTCTCTATTGTTTTATATCTTAACGATATTGGGTGTTTTTATTTTAAGAAAAAAAGAACCCAATGCGTTGCGACCATACAAAGCATTGGGTTATCCTATTGTTCCTGCACTTTACATTCTAGTTGCTACAGGTATATGTTTGACACTCTTAGTTTATGAAACAGTAAATACAGGAATTGGACTAGCAATTGTTGCTTTGGGAATTCCTATTTACTATGCTGTTTTTAAGAAAGAGTAA
- a CDS encoding Crp/Fnr family transcriptional regulator, with the protein MSKCEQCIVREFSSLKALNKEELLKVASCKTSYTIKKGEPLFEEGEVINGVYCVKDGFCKLSKLSTNGKDQIVKLVKAGELLGQRSMVSDEPANLSAIALEDMEVCFIPKSEILSFFNKNNQFSLSMMKSICGDLKESDLHVVSMAQKTVKNRLAETLIYLQETFGKNTDNTLKVQLSREELAGMIGTATESCIRILSEFNKTGLIELVGKKIAIKDLNKLKKVAE; encoded by the coding sequence ATGAGCAAATGTGAGCAATGTATTGTACGTGAATTTAGTTCTTTAAAAGCACTAAACAAAGAAGAACTCTTAAAAGTTGCTAGTTGTAAAACTTCTTACACCATTAAAAAAGGTGAGCCTCTCTTTGAAGAAGGTGAAGTGATTAACGGTGTGTATTGTGTTAAAGATGGTTTTTGCAAACTATCCAAACTCAGTACCAACGGAAAAGATCAAATTGTAAAATTGGTAAAAGCTGGTGAACTTCTTGGCCAGCGTTCAATGGTTAGTGACGAACCTGCAAATCTTTCAGCTATAGCGCTTGAGGATATGGAGGTATGTTTTATTCCAAAATCTGAAATCTTGAGTTTTTTCAATAAAAACAATCAGTTTTCATTAAGCATGATGAAATCTATTTGTGGTGACTTGAAAGAATCTGATTTACATGTTGTCTCAATGGCACAAAAGACAGTCAAAAATAGATTAGCAGAAACCTTAATTTATTTACAAGAGACTTTTGGCAAAAATACCGACAACACACTCAAAGTACAACTTTCTAGAGAAGAATTAGCGGGAATGATTGGTACTGCTACTGAGAGCTGTATTCGTATTCTATCCGAATTCAATAAAACTGGATTAATTGAATTAGTGGGCAAAAAAATCGCCATTAAAGACTTGAATAAGCTAAAAAAAGTAGCCGAATAA
- a CDS encoding heavy metal translocating P-type ATPase metal-binding domain-containing protein, which translates to MEKENCFHCGLDIEKADEIHFDTKIFCCNGCKTVYEIFSANDLSCYYDFEQSPGATPLDIAGKYDFLDNPTIVAKLLDFQEENTEIISLSIPHIHCSSCIWILENLQRLQPGINTSQVNFPEKKVRINYNPNLVSVKDIVYLLSSIGYEPYISLENYETGKEKIDRSLTYKLGVAFFCFGNIMLLSFPEYFEVEEYWLNQYRGFFRWLIFALSLPSFFYSASGYYVSAYKSIRSKMLNIDIPIALGIVVMFIRSTFDIIMDYGSGFFDSLCGLIFFMLLGKMFQIKTYSFLSFERDFKSYFPIAITRINPDASEESIPVFDIQKGDRLLIRNQELIPVDGILISEKSEIDYSFVTGEAIPIVKQSGDKIFAGGKQIGKVIEMEVLHSVSQSYLTQLWSNDVFQKKVEQKHKTITDAISRYFTPILLLIAFAGFGYWIFFDANTAFNVFTAVLIVACPCALALTAPFTMGNVLRIMGKQKFYLKNALVIEQLAKVDTIVFDKTGTITTNKKSNISYQGIELSIEEQALIKSVLRASNHPLSRMLYDFLPETKREKVILFDEIPGKGIQAKILDRQVQIGSASFVGKVQEEGLQQTAVHIKIDEVYYGHYVFNNEYRTGLEDLFQLLNKKYEVKILSGDNEGERPTLEKILPDGVELVFNQKPDEKLAFIKELQEQGKNVMMVGDGLNDAGALAQSNIGISISENVNVFSPACDAILDASEFFKLNYFLNLSKDAIKTIKMSFGLSLLYNVVGLSFAITGNLLPLVAAIIMPLSTITIVSFVTIMSNYYARKKTNRFS; encoded by the coding sequence ATGGAAAAAGAAAATTGTTTTCACTGCGGCTTAGACATTGAGAAGGCTGATGAAATCCATTTTGATACTAAGATTTTTTGCTGTAACGGTTGTAAAACGGTTTATGAAATATTTAGTGCGAATGACCTTTCTTGCTATTATGACTTTGAACAATCGCCTGGAGCAACGCCTCTTGACATTGCAGGAAAATATGATTTTTTAGATAACCCAACTATTGTTGCCAAGCTTCTTGATTTTCAGGAAGAAAACACAGAAATTATTTCCTTAAGCATTCCACATATTCATTGCAGTTCTTGTATTTGGATTTTAGAAAATCTGCAAAGATTGCAACCAGGAATCAATACTTCGCAGGTTAACTTTCCTGAGAAGAAAGTTAGAATCAATTACAATCCAAACTTGGTATCGGTAAAAGATATCGTTTATCTTTTGAGTTCTATTGGGTATGAACCCTACATAAGTCTTGAGAATTACGAGACTGGAAAAGAAAAGATTGATAGAAGTTTGACTTACAAGTTAGGGGTAGCCTTCTTTTGTTTTGGTAATATTATGTTGCTCTCTTTTCCTGAATATTTTGAAGTGGAAGAATATTGGTTGAATCAATATCGTGGTTTTTTTCGTTGGTTGATTTTTGCCCTTTCTTTACCTAGTTTCTTTTATTCGGCAAGTGGATATTATGTATCGGCTTATAAAAGTATTCGTTCCAAAATGCTGAACATTGATATTCCAATTGCGCTTGGGATAGTAGTCATGTTTATCAGAAGTACCTTTGATATTATCATGGATTACGGTTCTGGATTTTTTGATAGTTTATGTGGACTGATTTTTTTCATGCTTTTGGGAAAAATGTTTCAGATAAAAACCTATAGTTTTCTGAGTTTTGAAAGAGATTTTAAATCCTATTTTCCTATTGCTATTACCCGAATTAATCCTGATGCTTCTGAAGAAAGTATTCCTGTTTTTGATATTCAAAAAGGAGACCGTTTATTGATTCGAAATCAAGAGTTGATACCTGTTGATGGTATTTTAATTAGCGAAAAATCAGAGATTGATTATAGTTTTGTTACGGGTGAAGCAATTCCAATTGTGAAGCAATCAGGAGATAAAATTTTCGCAGGAGGAAAACAAATTGGGAAAGTAATCGAAATGGAAGTATTGCATTCTGTTTCTCAAAGTTATTTGACGCAGTTGTGGAGTAATGATGTTTTTCAGAAGAAAGTCGAGCAAAAACACAAAACCATTACCGATGCAATTTCGCGTTATTTCACTCCTATTTTGTTATTGATTGCATTTGCAGGTTTTGGGTATTGGATATTTTTTGATGCCAATACGGCTTTCAATGTTTTCACCGCAGTTTTGATTGTAGCTTGTCCTTGTGCATTGGCTTTGACTGCGCCATTTACTATGGGGAATGTGTTGCGAATTATGGGAAAACAAAAGTTCTATCTCAAAAATGCTTTGGTAATAGAACAATTGGCCAAAGTCGATACTATAGTTTTTGATAAAACAGGAACTATAACGACCAATAAAAAATCGAATATTAGTTATCAGGGTATTGAGTTGAGCATTGAAGAACAAGCTTTGATTAAGAGTGTTTTGAGAGCTTCTAATCATCCTTTGAGTAGGATGCTCTATGATTTTTTGCCTGAAACCAAAAGAGAAAAAGTTATTCTTTTTGATGAAATTCCGGGAAAAGGAATTCAAGCCAAGATTTTAGATAGGCAAGTTCAAATTGGTTCTGCTTCTTTTGTAGGTAAAGTGCAAGAGGAAGGGCTGCAGCAAACCGCGGTTCATATCAAAATTGATGAGGTGTATTACGGTCATTATGTGTTTAATAATGAATATCGAACTGGTTTAGAAGATTTATTTCAGTTGTTGAATAAAAAGTATGAAGTAAAAATTTTATCCGGAGATAACGAAGGTGAAAGGCCTACTTTAGAAAAAATACTTCCTGATGGTGTGGAATTGGTTTTTAATCAAAAACCAGATGAAAAATTAGCTTTTATCAAAGAATTGCAAGAGCAAGGCAAAAATGTGATGATGGTGGGCGATGGTCTAAATGATGCTGGAGCTTTAGCGCAAAGTAATATTGGAATTTCAATTTCAGAGAATGTAAATGTGTTTTCACCAGCTTGTGATGCGATTCTCGATGCCTCGGAATTTTTCAAATTAAACTACTTTTTAAATCTGTCCAAAGACGCTATAAAAACCATAAAAATGAGCTTTGGATTATCCTTGTTGTATAATGTAGTGGGGTTATCATTTGCTATCACTGGAAACCTCTTGCCGTTGGTCGCTGCCATCATTATGCCTCTGAGTACCATTACGATAGTGAGTTTTGTAACGATTATGAGTAATTACTATGCACGAAAAAAAACTAACAGATTTAGTTAG
- the ccoS gene encoding cbb3-type cytochrome oxidase assembly protein CcoS — translation MSVIYLLISISIFVAIGFFVAFVIAVRTGQYDDDYTPSVRMLFDDELAKKNQKSTITKEN, via the coding sequence ATGAGTGTCATTTATCTTTTAATCTCCATCAGTATTTTTGTCGCTATAGGCTTTTTTGTTGCTTTTGTTATTGCAGTAAGAACCGGACAATACGATGACGATTACACCCCTTCTGTGCGAATGCTCTTTGATGATGAGTTAGCCAAAAAAAATCAAAAATCAACAATAACAAAAGAAAACTAA
- the ccoN gene encoding cytochrome-c oxidase, cbb3-type subunit I, which yields MEMQQFYYDNKIVKKFIYATIVFGVVGMLVGLILAFMFLFPNVTEGISWLSFGRLRPLHTNAVIFAFVGNAMFAGVYYSLQRLLKARMFSDFLSNLNFWGWQLIIVAAAVSLPLGYTSSKEYAELEWPIDIAIALIWVVFGINMIGTMLKRRERHLYVAIWFYIATFITVAVLHIFNSLELPISAMKSYSVYAGVQDALVQWWYGHNAVAFFLTTPFLGLMYYFVPKVANRPVYSYRLSIIHFWSLIFLYIWAGPHHLLYSALPTWAQNLGVVFSVMLIAPSWGGMINGLLTLRGVWDKVRVEPVLKFFVVAMTGYGMATFEGPMLSLKNVNAIAHYTDWIIAHVHVGALAWNGFMAFGIIYWLIPRMSKGTLYSTKLANFHFWIGTLGIILYALPMYVAGFLQASMWKQFNPDGTLTYGNFLETVTQIMPMYWMRAVGGTLYLTGMLVLVYNIVQTVRNSDAIEDELAEAPALQDISSKRFRGEKYHTWLERRPIQMAILATVAILIGGIIQIVPTIMVKSNIPTIASVKPYTPLELEGRDLYIREGCVSCHSQSVRPFRSEVERYGPQAKAGEFVYDHPFLWGSKRTGPDLQRVGQKYNDNWHFNHFWSPQSISAGSIMPSYKWLFDNKPMDVSMTEKKMKAMVTLGVPYTEAQIANGQKDLRAQAIKIEESLKNDPDFVKSYEESKKKAEARGEKFVPMNEREIVALIAYMQRLGTDIKVKDNK from the coding sequence ATGGAAATGCAACAATTTTATTACGACAACAAAATTGTAAAGAAGTTCATTTACGCAACCATCGTTTTTGGTGTTGTGGGAATGCTTGTGGGCCTTATTTTGGCTTTTATGTTTCTTTTTCCAAACGTAACCGAGGGGATTTCTTGGTTAAGTTTTGGTAGATTGAGACCTTTACATACTAACGCTGTTATTTTTGCCTTTGTAGGAAACGCAATGTTTGCCGGGGTTTACTACTCTTTACAGCGATTACTAAAAGCAAGAATGTTTAGCGATTTCTTGAGTAATCTTAACTTTTGGGGCTGGCAGTTAATCATTGTTGCCGCAGCAGTCTCATTGCCCTTAGGATATACTTCATCTAAAGAATATGCTGAGCTAGAATGGCCAATTGATATTGCTATTGCTTTGATTTGGGTTGTTTTTGGTATCAATATGATTGGAACAATGCTTAAAAGAAGAGAGCGTCACTTGTATGTAGCGATTTGGTTTTACATAGCTACTTTTATTACCGTAGCTGTTTTACATATCTTCAATAGTTTAGAATTGCCTATTTCGGCAATGAAAAGTTACTCAGTTTATGCTGGGGTTCAAGATGCTTTAGTACAATGGTGGTATGGTCACAACGCAGTGGCATTTTTCTTAACAACACCGTTCTTAGGTTTAATGTACTATTTTGTGCCTAAAGTAGCCAATCGTCCTGTTTATTCTTATCGTTTATCAATCATTCACTTTTGGTCACTGATATTCTTATACATTTGGGCTGGACCACACCACTTATTGTATTCTGCATTGCCAACTTGGGCACAAAACTTAGGAGTAGTTTTCTCAGTGATGTTGATTGCGCCATCTTGGGGAGGTATGATTAATGGTTTGTTGACTTTGAGAGGCGTTTGGGACAAAGTTAGAGTTGAGCCTGTTTTGAAATTCTTCGTAGTGGCAATGACGGGTTATGGTATGGCAACTTTTGAAGGACCAATGTTGTCTTTGAAAAATGTTAACGCTATTGCACACTATACGGATTGGATTATTGCACACGTTCACGTAGGAGCATTAGCTTGGAACGGATTTATGGCTTTTGGTATTATTTATTGGTTAATCCCAAGAATGTCAAAAGGAACTTTATATTCTACTAAATTGGCGAATTTCCACTTCTGGATTGGAACTTTAGGAATTATACTTTATGCATTACCAATGTATGTTGCAGGTTTCTTGCAAGCTTCAATGTGGAAACAGTTCAATCCTGATGGAACATTAACTTATGGAAACTTCTTAGAAACAGTAACTCAAATTATGCCAATGTATTGGATGAGAGCTGTTGGTGGAACTTTGTATTTAACTGGAATGTTGGTGTTAGTGTATAACATTGTACAAACCGTGCGCAACAGCGATGCAATTGAAGATGAATTAGCAGAAGCTCCTGCACTACAAGATATCAGCTCAAAACGTTTTAGAGGTGAAAAATACCATACTTGGTTAGAAAGAAGACCAATACAAATGGCAATTTTAGCTACTGTAGCTATTTTAATTGGAGGTATTATTCAAATTGTTCCAACTATTATGGTCAAATCGAATATTCCAACCATAGCGAGTGTGAAACCTTATACTCCTCTAGAATTAGAAGGACGTGATTTGTACATCCGTGAAGGTTGTGTTAGCTGTCACTCTCAATCCGTTCGACCATTCAGAAGTGAGGTAGAGCGTTACGGTCCTCAGGCTAAAGCAGGAGAATTTGTTTACGATCATCCATTCCTTTGGGGGTCAAAACGAACAGGTCCAGATTTGCAACGTGTTGGTCAAAAATACAATGATAACTGGCACTTTAACCATTTCTGGAGTCCACAAAGTATTTCAGCAGGTTCTATTATGCCAAGTTACAAATGGTTGTTTGATAACAAGCCGATGGATGTTTCTATGACCGAAAAGAAAATGAAAGCAATGGTTACTCTTGGTGTTCCATATACAGAGGCACAAATTGCCAACGGACAAAAAGACCTGAGAGCACAAGCTATCAAAATTGAAGAGAGCTTGAAAAATGATCCTGACTTCGTGAAAAGTTACGAAGAGAGTAAAAAGAAAGCAGAAGCAAGAGGAGAGAAATTTGTTCCGATGAACGAAAGAGAGATTGTAGCTTTGATTGCTTATATGCAACGTTTAGGTACTGATATCAAAGTAAAGGACAATAAATAA
- a CDS encoding CcoQ/FixQ family Cbb3-type cytochrome c oxidase assembly chaperone — MFEQIKHNMETIAGIEIYPVLSLLIFFFFFVGLAFWVFSYKKETIQEMSNIPLEDNPSV, encoded by the coding sequence ATGTTTGAACAAATTAAACACAATATGGAGACGATTGCAGGGATTGAAATCTATCCAGTACTTTCATTATTGATTTTCTTTTTCTTCTTTGTAGGATTAGCTTTTTGGGTGTTTTCATATAAAAAAGAAACCATTCAAGAAATGAGCAATATTCCTCTTGAAGACAATCCTTCTGTATAA